The following coding sequences lie in one Marispirochaeta sp. genomic window:
- a CDS encoding DeoR/GlpR family DNA-binding transcription regulator encodes MLAEQRRQKIIDLIRENGAARVSYLSETFGVTEPTIRQDLMKLEEDGEIVREHGGAFLKDFSKGVRELSLHHRENMDKKIPIGRKAAEFVKNGDTIILDSGSTVTELAKSLSARENLKIITNSLNITLLLGAEPDHEVHLTGGEFKAPTLSLTGEKAAEFLAGSFVDKLFLATAGISFKVGLMYPGFSDIPVKRAMIDSAREVYLLADSTKIGKTSFAVLSALDCIDYLITDPGIGVEDRRRFEELGIRVVLCD; translated from the coding sequence ATGTTAGCCGAGCAGCGTCGTCAGAAAATTATTGATCTCATCCGGGAAAACGGCGCTGCCCGGGTCAGTTATCTGAGCGAAACCTTCGGGGTCACCGAGCCCACGATACGACAGGATTTAATGAAGCTCGAGGAAGACGGCGAGATCGTCCGCGAACATGGCGGCGCCTTCCTGAAGGATTTCTCCAAGGGTGTACGGGAACTCTCCCTGCACCACCGCGAGAATATGGACAAGAAGATCCCGATCGGGCGCAAGGCGGCGGAGTTTGTCAAGAACGGCGATACGATTATCCTTGATTCAGGCTCGACAGTTACCGAACTGGCCAAGAGTCTTTCCGCCCGGGAGAACCTGAAGATCATCACAAACAGTCTAAACATCACACTGCTTCTCGGGGCCGAACCAGACCACGAGGTGCATTTAACTGGTGGGGAATTTAAAGCACCGACGCTCTCATTAACTGGCGAAAAGGCCGCGGAATTCCTTGCGGGGTCCTTCGTCGATAAACTATTCCTGGCAACCGCCGGGATCTCTTTTAAGGTCGGGCTGATGTACCCCGGCTTTAGCGATATCCCGGTTAAGCGGGCGATGATTGATTCAGCCCGGGAAGTCTACCTGCTGGCCGACTCGACCAAGATTGGTAAAACGTCCTTTGCGGTCCTAAGCGCCCTCGACTGTATCGATTATCTGATTACCGACCCCGGTATCGGCGTCGAGGATCGCCGCCGTTTCGAGGAACTCGGAATCAGGGTTGTGCTATGCGACTGA